GATCATCCAAATTTGGGAggggtttaaaaaaaataaatgcgAGACGTAGAATAACGATCGTGAATAACCACATCAACAGAGCATTCACTTTTTATCTGTATGCGTAAATGTTTTCAAATCATATATCTAAGAGAAAGAACATTGCTTTCATTACAAGgatataagaattgaaatatatTCTTGGTATTCATTTTGGACTACAAATATCAGTAATTTTACAACCTAGAAAGGCCACTTAGGAACTTCCTTGCAAGACAAGATCCGATAGTTAATGACCTACAATACCAAGTTTAGAATAATAAGGTAAACCATTATATTTTCCCCAAATAGTATTgggcaccctccacttccaaccaagaggttgtgagttcgagtcgccccaagagcaaggtgggaagttcttggagggagggagccgagggtctatcggaaacaacctctctatcccagggtaggggtaaggtctgcgtacaaactaccctccccagactccattagtgggattatactggattgttgttattattgttgttattattgttgttgttatgtagTATTGGACCCATATAAAATTGGGTGCAAGGGGTTTAATGGATCGGGGTGGctaacataaataaaaaaaaaaaattattcaccAAAGGTCCGTCAAAAATAAGGATATACTTGATTTTTGACGGTGCAATAGTTTTAACAAAATAGGTAGAACAAGGACCTTTTTACATCAAATCCAATAAGTTAGGGGCAGTTCAGGTCCTTTTACGATATGAAAAACACATCCTTATTTGATCTTATAAGGACACACACATGAGTTTGAATATATAAGGCGAAGAAATGTTAGTTGGCATATCATGACACCAAAAGTTATGTTTTGGCGCACACGTGGGGAAAGGAGCACTCACATGCATCATACATGTTCTATTATGAAATTAGAGTTTGGCATTCAGTTTAAAATTACTCATTTATTAAAATACCGAGACAGTATATTATATCCCTAGTTTGTCAGTGCACCTCTAATTATTTCACTACACCTGTCCACTTTCAAATCCAGCTGTCAACATTCATTTAACTAAAACAACTTCTCAACTAGGGTTGtttataaaaatccgaaaaattgaACTAAATCGACCAAAAACttcgatactttttaggtttggtttggttttggtttaaattaaaaaataatcgaaaaaacccgaaccaaaccgactatagaagtagctatttaaattattatttacacatctatatatatatatatatatatatatatatatatatatatatatatatatatatatatatatatatattagtataattaattttctaaaattttatggtacatattagttatttgtatttttagtctagttctttgctattatcataatctaattctttgcttTTACATTCTAATTTGAATGgtaattttcttttgttatgtACAAGcatttattttttgttaaaaataattaatttttaattgagtaattaaattattcatcactatttgattcaattatcatcaatacaTCTTGgcaaatgatagatttctcaaataGCAATTGGTTTGGTAATGGTACGTTGAAAATGTAGTAggcggaatatgtgtttggtagtgtatgtgtcatattttttaaaaaaacgatAAATAACCGAAATAACCAAAAAACTGacaaaaaccgaatcgataaaaaacgatttaatcggtttggtttggttccaatatttgaagaACCAATTTACttgatttggtttctttttagggaaaaaccgatccaaaccgaaccatgaacacccctacccCCAACCACGGTAAAAGCCATTTTAACTCCCAGGGGtcatttggtatgaggtataaggtGGAATAAGATATAGGATTAAATTTATACCTTTTTTGGTTGGCGGTATAAATTTGATAAATTTATACCGCCAACCAAACAAGGTATAAATTTAGTCTCAGACTTAATCCAGTATATCCCATCTTATCTCACATTATCCCATCAAATGTGAGATTATTTTATCTCATCTCTCATGTGGTATAAATTAGTCATGAAATTATAATCTCGGGATAATTTAGTCCGcgtaccaaacgaccccaagTGCTTTATTGTTTTCTTATTGACAGAGTAAGTGTATGGGAACTTACCATAGAAATCCTTCGCTCAAAAGGAAATACTTGCAAGAACTGGCCAAACCCAAAGATGAATAAACTCAATTACTTGATTCTTAAACTCTTAAAAATGAATTCAATGGAGAAGGAAAATATTTCCAGTGTAAACACAAGTGAATGAAGAGAAGCCAAAATAATCTCTATCATTCAAGCCTTAGGTGgagattaaaaaaattatttactttCTTATCAAAGTAATAGGTGATCAACAGCTTTCGTAAAACGTCATTAGGAGAATATTATAATCTCTTTTATGCTGAAGAACCCACATAAGGAAGATCATAAAATACATGACTTTCAGATGACTTCTTGGAGCTTTATTTTTAAAGAGTGGCTAGCTGGTCAGCAAAGAGGTGCTCGTCAGATATCATAAAATTTTACTATTatttgttttaagagggagaTGGGGCACACATGCTTGTGACAAAAGTAAGAGGAAGAAAGGAGACAGAAGAGGAGTAAACAGATCCGGAGTAAGAAAGCAGACGATTAAAGCAATTTttaaaaaaggagagagaaattAATGAGCACACACATATACTAGTGAAATTAGGGTACTAATTTACTAATAATTGCACCGAGACAAACTTATATTTTAGTTCCAAAATGTCAGTCTAACCCTGCACGTTGTAATGAATTTTTAACTATTATATTATATCGAGTTGCGCCCTCCACTCCTCGGTGTCCAAATTGTATTTAAATGCATAGATGTTTATTGGGAGTGTACAGCAAGCTTTCGGAAAATACAAACCATAATACTTTCtcttcttcaatttgtttagtttaattttgaaaatgGAAGTCATATCTACCAACACAAATGGCTCTACCATCTTCAAGAATGGTGCCATTCCCATGAACGGCCACCAAAATGGCACTTCTGAACACCTCAACGGCTACCAGAATGGCACTTCCAAACACCAAAACGGGCACCAGAATGGCACTTTCGAACATCGGAACGGCCACCAGAATGGGACATCCGAACAACAGAACGGGACAATCAGCCATGACAATGGCAACGAGCTACTGGGAAGCTCCGACTCTATTAAGCCTGGCTGGTTTTCAGAGTTTAGCGCATTATGGCCAGGTTAGTACTAAGAAAGCAACTCAAATGCATCGGCCTCTTGTTGCTACTAAATATAGAGAGCTATCATACTTTTAGGGACTAACTAAAAAGGAAAGATTATCACAGGGACGAAGTGAGCAGTTAACTTCGCATATTATCAGACGCATTAATTTGAAATAATCGAATTTTGCAGGTGAAGCATTCTCACTTAAGGTTGAGAAGTTACTATTCCAGGGGAAGTCTGATTACCAAGATGTCATGCTCTTTGAGGTAATTAATATTCTAATACACATGCTTTAATTTAAAGTGAtacttttaatttacttttagtTTATTGCATGTGCACGTACAGTCAGCAACTTATGGGAAGGTTCTGACTTTGGATGGAGCAATTCAACATACAGAGAATGGTGGATTTCCATACACTGAAATGATTGTTCATCTACCACTTGGTTCCATCCCAAACCCAAAAAAGGTTTTGATCATCGGCGGAGGAATTGGTTTTACATTATTCGAAATGCTTCGTTATCCTTCAATCGAAAAAATTGACATTGTTGAGATCGATGACGTGGTAGTTGATGTAAGTCAAACTTCTTTTACCCACATAAAGAAAATGATTTAGATtgcaattctttttatttttctaaaagaataaatatattctctttttttttttaaaacaaaattctctttcTTACAGGTATCCAGAAAATTTTTCCCTTATCTGGCAGCTAATTTTAACGATCCTCGTGTAACCCTAGTTCTCGGAGATGGTGCGTATATGATAGTCTcgttttatattttatttcacttgatttttacctttttttgtgGTTAATTAATCATCTACCATTGGTTCTCTTTACCTTCAGGAGCTGCATTTGTAAAGGCTGCACAAGCGGGATATTATGATGCTATTATAGTGGACTCTTCTGATCCCATTGGTACGCTATTACTATTTAATACCAAGACTATTCTTATTAAATAAGCTACTAAGAAACTAATTGAATAATTAATAAACGTAACTgtaattgatttctaaaataatatatataatttcagGTCCAGCAAAAGATTTGTTTGAGAGGCCATTCTTTGAGGCAGTAGCCAAAGCCCTTAGGCCAGGAGGAGTTGTATGCACACAGGCTGAAAGCATTTGGCTTCATATGCATATTATTAAGCAAATCATTGCTAACTGTCGTCAAGTCTTTAAGGGTTCTGTCAACTATGCTTGGACAACCGTTCCAACATATCCCACgtattctttttctctctctctcttcctgTCTTTTTCGATGCAATGTAAATTTATAAAATTGGAAGTCCGTTTTACTTTTCTATAGACGTAGATCCTAAAATTGTCAAGAAATGGAGAATTGACTTACAAGAAAAATCAACTTCTTTTCATTTACTATTCTTTTTGGTGACAAACTTTACTTATTATTTCGTTctaaaatgaaaatttatttttatattttaaaataatttagctttaaacttttaattttacttgttatatttttaataaaaaagatTTATAGTCAAATAAATGTTGTGACCATATAAAAACCTCCGCATTTTTAAGATCATAAGTTTCAGAGTCAAACGagttaatttatttttagtatgccGGTGCGGAGTCAAATTATGTCATAAAAATTGAAACGGAGTGAGAACATTTTTATTTCGAGTAAACTTTCAAGGTATTGTGTTTAATTTCAAGTGATACTGATCAATGATGTCTTAAATATTTTGATTTCAGCGGTGTGATCGGTTATATGCTCTGCTCTACTGAAGGGCCAGAAGTTGACTTCAAGAATCCAGTAAATCCAATTGACAAAGAGACAACTCAAGTCAAGTCCAAATTAGGACCTCTCAAGTTCTACAACTCTGATGTAACTTCATATCTCACAATTTCTTTTTCCGTTTTACTGTATGTTCTTCGTCAAATTTTATAACTAACTCTTTTCATATTGTCTTTTTTTTCAGATTCACAAAGCAGCATTCATTTTACCATCTTTCGCCAGAAGTATGATCGAGTCTTAATCAAGTGAATAATGAACACTGGTAGTACAATCATTGGACCAAGATCGAGTCTTAATCAAGTGAATAAATAAGTGAAATGCGACGTATTGTAGGAGAATTCTGCAGTAATTATCATAATTTCCAATTCACAATCATTGTAAAATTCTTTCTCTGTGGTGTTTCGTACTTTAATATAAATTTTCCTGCTGAAGTTTTGAATCGACGTTTCAACTCAATCCTCGCAAATCAGTTCATTACCCTCTTTCAGTGTACTATAGTAAACAAATCTCATAGTTACCGTGGTGTTGTTTTTTGACTATGAGATTTTCGATCTTTATTAAGGTTTTGGTCTATGTTTTGGAATTGTATTGAATATATTTGTAACTTACTATGTATCTAAATCGGCTAGTCTCTCTTTTTTAATAAATGGCGTCATTGCCGTTGTAGTTTGTTTACTCGGTACTATTTTATCAGCAGTTTcgatttgtttgctcattttttagAAGAGGGTTGAAATGTCTTTGTTGTAAGATAACTTTACCATATCTTATAGATTAGTATAGAATGACCCGTTCTGAGCCGGGGCCAaacttatattattttataaaaagaatGGATAAATTTCTTTGATATGTATCAGTTTATTGTTATTAATTAGAGATATAGTTTGAGAAGCTCAATGCGATGAAAGAGAGTAACATCGCTATATTAAACTAATCACAAAATAGCACTTTGAATAAGTCTTCGGATCCCATGTTGTAGTAGGACAAACAATAACTTTGTTTCTATTTATTTATCGTTCTATTTTCACCCATCAAACAAAAAGTAAATTTGTTTCTATTTAGTTTGAATAGTCGCGTAGAAAATTCGGTAGATAGCagaacaaagaaaataaattcaaGCCAAAAATAGATCATATTTACTGTTGTTCTTTCAGCAACTACTATTTTGCATCAGTTACAAGACCAATATGCTTTACCGtataacaaaaatataaatgTATATGCCAGTAAATTACAGAAAGTGAAGCACATAATTGTCCATATTTTCTGCAATGTTAGAAATAAGAAGTTAGTAATAGCGTTATTTAGTAGCCTAAAAAAAGTAGCAGGTTCTAGTTTGCACTACGTGTCAAACACAAGTTGGCAGCCTTCAAAACATGTATCAGAAGATGTATACACAGGCCGGTTCCAGAGTTACAACACCCTGCCAGCAAATTAAAGTAGACGAAAGATCTATGATGATGCTTTTTTTATCGACAAAAATATGTCCATCAATCAACTACATGAACGTATTGAAACCACAGGTTAGTTGCATTTCTTTATTGAACAATACTAGCATTTCATATTGAAAAAATATGTTACATAATCCTTGTGAATTACTCCACAACAATAACGGTAATAACAAATTAAGGCAGAAAGTTCAGAATCAAATTCAAGCATACAAATGTATTGGAATACCCGTACAAATGAAGTAGTATTGCATTATAAATAAGTCTTTCTCAGTCACAAAGAATGCAATAGCACTGTACTGAACAAATTAAGTTAGTCAACGCATCTAGCATGAGGGCTTGGAGATGACTTTTTCACGCATAAACAATGAACATTACTGACACTTGATAAAAAGTGGTGCGCCTGAAATCTTAGTCCTAAACATGATAACTAAGTGAATTTTTAATTCGTAAGGCAGCTACAAGCAGACATGGATTAAAACTCCCATATGGGTTCTTAATTAGTACTCCGTTTATAGGGGCATATTTTCTAGGGTACCACAAAATTAAAACAAGGATGAAGATTGCAGTACATACGGAGATTAATTAAGGGACGTACATAAGCATTTAACTTGGTATGCATTTCAATAGAATGCCGCATTTTTAATCGAGTTTTTTCTGTTGAGTTTTTTGTTCTTCATATTAAAAGGAGTAATGAAGATATTGATAACTATTGagttgtaacgacccaatcggtcgttaTGAGCTTAAGGTTTTGTTCAGTAGTTCGagatcttgagtagcttcatattatgtataaTAACTTGTGTGCATGGTCGGATTTAAATTTCGGATGATTTAGAATGAATTTGAATGAGTGATTCtcactttagaagcttaagttgaaaatattgaccgagatttgacttttgtaaaaacgACCCCGTAGCTATCTTTTGATAGCTtcgataggttcgtatcatgattttggacttgggtgtatgcccgaaatcgaattcggaggtccgtagattgatttgtgttgttttgtcgAACGTTGGTAATTTTAAGGCTTTGAATTTTtacaagtttgaccgtaggttgactttatagcTATCATGTTTGGATTTCTGTTTCGGGACTTGGAATAAGTCCGTTTTATTATTTGGAACTTGTCCGCAAAGTTTGGCGttatttcgagttgatttgataagaatcGGATGT
This DNA window, taken from Nicotiana tabacum cultivar K326 chromosome 15, ASM71507v2, whole genome shotgun sequence, encodes the following:
- the LOC107771646 gene encoding putrescine N-methyltransferase 1 (The RefSeq protein has 1 substitution compared to this genomic sequence) codes for the protein MEVISTNTNGSTIFKNGAIPMNGHQNGTSEHLNGYQNGTSKHQNGHQNGTFEHRNGHQNGTSEQQNGTISHDNGNELLGSSDSIKPGWFSEFSALWPGEAFSLKVEKLLFQGKSDYQDVMLFESATYGKVLTLDGAIQHTENGGFPYTEMIVHLPLGSIPNPKKVLIIGGGIGFTLFEMLRYPSIEKIDIVEIDDVVVDVSRKFFPYLAANFNDPRVTLVLGDGAAFVKAAQAGYYDAIIVDSSDPIGPAKDLFERPFFEAVAKALRPGGVVCTQAESIWLHMHIIKQIIANCRQVFKGSVNYAWTTAPTYPTGVIGYMLCSTEGPEVDFKNPVNPIDKETTQVKSKLGPLKFYNSDIHKAAFILPSFARSMIES